One Actinospica robiniae DSM 44927 genomic region harbors:
- a CDS encoding ATP-dependent Clp protease proteolytic subunit: MSHPSGLDARHSSAHSPNARYILPSFIERTSQGLREHNPYSKLFEERIIFLGVQIDDTSANDVMAQLITLESMDPDRDITMYINSPGGSFTALTAIYDTMQFVKPDIQTVCIGQAASAAAVLLAAGTKGKRMALPHSKILIHQPYTETGRGDLIDLEIQATEILRIRTTMEQMLARHTGKTEEDVRADVERDKYLTAAEALDYGLVDSVLSTRAEALASGA, encoded by the coding sequence ATGTCTCACCCGTCCGGCCTGGACGCGCGGCACTCCTCCGCGCACAGTCCCAACGCCCGGTACATCCTGCCCAGCTTCATCGAGCGCACCAGCCAAGGGCTGCGGGAGCACAACCCTTACTCGAAGCTGTTCGAGGAGCGCATCATCTTCCTCGGCGTGCAGATCGACGACACCTCCGCCAACGACGTCATGGCGCAGCTGATCACGCTCGAGTCGATGGACCCCGACCGGGACATCACCATGTACATCAACTCGCCCGGCGGGTCGTTCACCGCCTTGACGGCGATCTACGACACCATGCAGTTCGTGAAGCCGGACATCCAGACCGTGTGCATCGGCCAGGCCGCCTCGGCCGCCGCCGTGCTGCTCGCGGCCGGCACCAAGGGCAAGCGGATGGCCCTGCCGCACTCGAAGATCCTGATCCACCAGCCGTACACCGAGACCGGCCGCGGGGACCTGATCGACCTGGAGATCCAGGCCACCGAGATCCTGCGTATCCGCACCACGATGGAGCAGATGCTGGCCCGGCACACCGGCAAGACGGAGGAGGACGTGCGCGCCGACGTCGAGCGTGACAAGTACCTCACCGCGGCGGAGGCGCTGGACTACGGTCTGGTCGACTCGGTCCTCTCCACCCGCGCGGAAGCGCTGGCGAGCGGGGCCTGA
- a CDS encoding ATP-dependent Clp protease proteolytic subunit — MAGLDGPGGLNDQVFNRLLRNRIVFLGQQVDDDIANTLCAQLLLLNAEDPTKDIWFYINSPGGSVTAGMAIYDTMQLISNDVATVAMGMAASMGQFLLSAGTSGKRYALPNAEVLLHQGSAGLGGTASDIKIQAERLLRMKRRMLELTAQHTGQTFDQVELDSQRDHWFSAQQAKDYGLIDEIFTSSAHAAAAEA; from the coding sequence ATGGCAGGCCTGGACGGTCCCGGCGGCCTCAACGACCAGGTGTTCAACCGGCTGCTGCGCAACCGGATCGTCTTCCTCGGCCAGCAGGTGGACGACGACATCGCCAACACCCTGTGCGCCCAGCTGCTGCTGCTCAACGCAGAGGATCCCACCAAGGACATCTGGTTCTACATCAACTCCCCGGGCGGCTCGGTCACCGCGGGCATGGCCATCTACGACACCATGCAGCTGATCAGCAACGACGTCGCCACGGTGGCGATGGGCATGGCGGCCTCGATGGGCCAGTTCCTGCTGAGCGCGGGCACCTCGGGCAAGCGCTACGCCCTGCCGAACGCCGAGGTGCTGCTGCACCAGGGCTCCGCGGGGCTCGGCGGCACGGCCTCGGACATCAAGATCCAGGCGGAGCGGCTGCTGCGGATGAAGCGCCGCATGCTCGAGCTGACCGCCCAGCACACCGGGCAGACCTTCGATCAGGTCGAGCTGGACTCCCAGCGCGACCACTGGTTCTCCGCCCAGCAGGCCAAGGACTACGGACTGATCGACGAGATCTTCACCTCCTCGGCGCACGCCGCCGCCGCCGAGGCCTGA
- the tig gene encoding trigger factor — MKSAVENLDPTRVRLTVEVPFNELKPSLDAAYKKIAEQVNVPGFRKGKVPPRVIDQRFGRGPVLEEAINSALPDLYGKAVSEAQLEVVGRPDVEVTDLTDGEQLKFTAEVDIRPEFTLPEYKGLEVEVDDAAVDDEQVDEQLESLRKRFGSLVGVERAIEDADFVSLDLEASIDGEVLEDGTATGVSYEVGSGNMVDGLDEAVLGKAAGDTVEFRSTLVGGSHAGDEADIKVVIGSVKTRELPALDDDFAQLASEFDTLDELRESVSARLAKSKKFEQGAQARDKVLEAVLEQLDFPLPAKAVEAEITWRNEQLDQQIEAAGMTRDGFFKLQEQTAEEFAADLDKQVRDGMKAQFVLDKLADAEELSVNQGELTNHLIRRAAGSGMSPDQFAQSVVQSGQIPALVGEVRRGKALQQILDAAVVKDASGNVVDLAELAAAETDAFGRAPGDEHFGHAHE, encoded by the coding sequence GTGAAGAGCGCCGTCGAGAATCTGGACCCGACCCGGGTCCGGCTCACCGTCGAGGTTCCCTTCAATGAGCTCAAGCCCAGCCTCGACGCGGCGTACAAGAAGATCGCCGAGCAGGTGAACGTGCCGGGCTTCCGCAAGGGCAAGGTGCCCCCGCGAGTCATCGACCAGCGGTTCGGCCGCGGCCCGGTGCTCGAGGAGGCCATCAACTCGGCCCTTCCCGACCTGTACGGCAAGGCCGTTTCCGAGGCCCAGCTCGAAGTCGTCGGCCGGCCCGACGTGGAGGTGACCGACCTGACCGACGGTGAGCAGCTGAAGTTCACCGCCGAGGTCGACATCCGCCCCGAGTTCACGCTGCCCGAGTACAAGGGCCTCGAAGTCGAGGTGGATGACGCCGCCGTCGACGACGAGCAGGTCGACGAGCAGCTCGAGAGCCTGCGTAAGCGCTTCGGCTCGCTGGTCGGGGTCGAGCGCGCGATCGAGGACGCCGACTTCGTCAGCCTCGACCTCGAGGCCTCGATCGACGGCGAGGTGCTGGAGGACGGCACCGCCACCGGCGTCTCCTACGAGGTCGGCTCCGGCAACATGGTCGACGGCCTCGACGAGGCCGTGCTCGGCAAGGCCGCCGGCGACACCGTCGAGTTCCGCAGCACCCTGGTCGGCGGCTCGCACGCCGGCGACGAGGCCGACATCAAGGTCGTCATCGGCTCGGTCAAGACCCGCGAGCTGCCCGCCCTGGACGACGACTTCGCCCAGCTCGCGAGCGAGTTCGACACCCTCGACGAGCTGCGTGAGTCCGTCTCCGCGCGGCTGGCCAAGTCGAAGAAGTTCGAGCAGGGCGCGCAGGCCCGGGACAAGGTCCTCGAGGCCGTGCTCGAGCAGCTCGACTTCCCGCTGCCGGCCAAGGCCGTCGAGGCCGAGATCACCTGGCGCAACGAGCAGCTCGACCAGCAGATCGAGGCCGCCGGGATGACCCGCGATGGCTTCTTCAAGCTGCAGGAGCAGACCGCCGAGGAGTTCGCCGCCGACCTCGACAAGCAGGTGCGCGACGGCATGAAGGCGCAGTTCGTGCTGGACAAGCTGGCCGACGCCGAGGAGCTCTCGGTCAACCAGGGCGAGCTGACCAACCACCTGATCCGGCGCGCGGCCGGCTCCGGCATGAGCCCGGACCAGTTCGCCCAGTCCGTGGTCCAGTCCGGCCAGATCCCCGCCCTGGTGGGCGAGGTGCGCCGGGGCAAGGCGCTGCAGCAGATCCTGGACGCCGCCGTGGTCAAGGACGCCTCGGGCAACGTGGTGGACCTGGCCGAGCTCGCCGCCGCGGAGACCGACGCCTTCGGCCGTGCCCCGGGCGACGAGCACTTCGGGCACGCGCACGAGTAG
- a CDS encoding pentapeptide repeat-containing protein has product MSTDGLSAFIARLAQARRARSLRRADSKPAFDAPLSSVFAGGLVELVDPGGTTLAYADLAGADLSDANLPYMNLSSADLTLADLTDACLAGATLTEAKLANAILVGAALAGADLTHADLTQADLTQANLTNANLSHADLTRGRLERANLTQAIMAAANLADADLTGAVLTDADLTRVNLKGANLTDADLDGANLRSCMHASGALIRGARFSERTLWPSELAAGIRARSEAFSFGRWRVTR; this is encoded by the coding sequence GTGTCCACTGACGGCCTGTCGGCATTCATAGCCCGCCTGGCGCAGGCGCGCCGTGCCAGAAGCCTCCGGCGGGCCGACTCGAAACCGGCGTTCGATGCCCCCCTGAGCAGTGTCTTCGCGGGCGGATTAGTCGAGCTCGTCGACCCGGGCGGGACCACCCTGGCGTACGCGGACCTGGCCGGCGCAGACCTCAGCGATGCGAACCTGCCTTACATGAATCTGTCCTCCGCGGACCTGACCCTCGCAGACCTGACGGATGCGTGCCTGGCCGGCGCGACGCTGACCGAGGCGAAGCTGGCGAACGCGATCCTGGTCGGCGCAGCCCTGGCCGGCGCTGACCTGACCCATGCAGACCTCACCCAAGCGGACCTGACTCAAGCGAACCTCACCAACGCGAACCTGTCTCATGCGGATCTGACCCGCGGACGGCTGGAACGTGCGAACTTGACTCAGGCAATCATGGCCGCCGCAAACCTCGCCGATGCGGACCTGACCGGTGCAGTGCTGACCGACGCGGACTTGACCCGCGTGAACCTGAAGGGCGCGAATCTGACCGACGCGGATCTCGACGGCGCGAACCTTCGCTCATGCATGCACGCATCCGGCGCGCTTATCCGGGGCGCCCGATTCTCGGAGCGCACCCTCTGGCCCAGCGAACTCGCCGCCGGAATCCGCGCACGGTCCGAGGCGTTCAGCTTCGGCCGGTGGCGTGTGACGCGTTAG
- a CDS encoding RDD family protein: protein MSQTPNQDPWSTPAQGPQDAVPLPFQGTLQAPPTGSGYGYGAPQMDAPAGMYFDPKSGLMLPQGVELAGFGRRIGAYFLMLLLAGVTLGIGWVIWGLIAWSKGRGPAMQVLGLRCWKPAEGRVAGWGTMALRNIIGIFAQDFLSPIAEVVSFGLFLGTKKRQSLPDLIGSTVVLHDPNKVLDTWQR, encoded by the coding sequence ATGAGTCAGACGCCCAACCAGGACCCGTGGTCCACGCCGGCCCAGGGTCCGCAAGACGCGGTGCCGCTGCCCTTCCAGGGCACGCTGCAGGCGCCGCCGACCGGATCGGGCTACGGCTACGGCGCGCCGCAGATGGACGCGCCGGCCGGCATGTACTTCGACCCGAAGTCGGGGCTCATGCTTCCGCAGGGAGTGGAGCTCGCCGGCTTCGGCCGACGGATCGGCGCCTACTTCCTGATGCTCCTCCTCGCCGGCGTCACCCTCGGCATCGGCTGGGTCATCTGGGGCCTGATCGCGTGGAGCAAGGGCCGCGGCCCGGCGATGCAGGTGCTCGGCCTGCGCTGCTGGAAGCCCGCGGAGGGACGCGTGGCGGGCTGGGGCACGATGGCGCTGCGCAACATCATCGGGATCTTCGCCCAGGACTTCCTGAGCCCGATCGCCGAGGTCGTCTCGTTCGGCCTGTTCCTGGGCACCAAGAAGCGCCAGTCGCTGCCCGACCTGATCGGCAGCACGGTCGTCCTCCACGACCCGAACAAGGTTCTCGACACCTGGCAGCGCTGA
- a CDS encoding dihydrofolate reductase family protein has protein sequence MRTLISTAFVSLDGVVEGPGGEVGYRNAGWTFKEVDFIPEAYAIKGQEQEEATAMLLGRVSYQAFSPVWPGMEEFARYKQLPKYIVSTTLAEADLVENWGESTILRSLEEVAALKNTEGGPIIIHGSAELNHALSDAGLIDRYHLLVFPLLLGAGKRLFSATDKDTQKLKLVEHEVYANGVQKQIFDVVH, from the coding sequence ATGCGCACCTTGATCAGCACCGCCTTCGTCTCGCTCGACGGCGTCGTGGAAGGCCCCGGCGGCGAAGTCGGCTACCGGAACGCGGGCTGGACCTTCAAGGAGGTCGACTTCATCCCCGAGGCGTACGCGATCAAGGGCCAGGAGCAGGAGGAGGCCACCGCGATGCTGCTGGGGCGGGTCAGCTACCAGGCCTTCAGCCCGGTCTGGCCGGGGATGGAGGAGTTCGCGCGCTACAAGCAGCTGCCGAAGTACATCGTCTCCACCACCCTCGCCGAGGCGGACCTGGTGGAGAACTGGGGCGAGTCCACGATCCTGCGCTCGCTCGAGGAGGTTGCCGCCCTGAAGAACACCGAGGGCGGACCGATCATCATCCACGGCAGCGCCGAACTCAACCACGCCCTGTCCGATGCCGGCCTGATCGACCGCTATCACCTGCTCGTCTTCCCGCTCCTGCTCGGCGCGGGCAAGCGGCTGTTCAGCGCCACCGACAAGGACACCCAGAAGCTGAAGCTGGTCGAGCACGAGGTCTACGCCAACGGCGTGCAGAAGCAGATCTTCGACGTCGTGCACTGA
- a CDS encoding penicillin-binding transpeptidase domain-containing protein has protein sequence MSGQSSQSGWNSWFGADGEPEQEAGAKPEETPEAASIETPAGESAAEARGEAAGKPESSEVAALSADSPWVPAAAEPEPEEPDARDSRDEPEAQAEPDEVDWERASLAAADTMTAATVLAALSEPVVPATQSTSGPLPPLPTRKPHAAYEPSTAAEAADAPEADAVNAADALDEPDAAPQPPAPPAAMKTEPPEPSTWSPTPAAPPVPSAEQETAFVRPVRSESDLMPTQIVSPPTAPPPAPPFADEPTQVVPDVAPTQRVAPVWPQPSEPAQLWGAPRERFAQQQSHQQQPPAQPQPAYAARAAQPAAGDGEWDDWEDDGQRRRVSPPPAIGGGGGNRTGSSNNGGGGNGGRRSPKRVLGGVGGVVVVGLVLLLVFTQLGGSGNKPIPAGFHPTASAPADAAKETATAFLTAWQSGDLNKAAGLTDDSAAALSTLTGFQKNLNLAGLQLAPQTSTATTVTPQIAATNSTTGATASATPGPGGTVTFSVEAKVGLPAETASTSSASGASSSSASGASTSSSTGAASGSGTSAAGPTANWTYTSHLTAYEQNGGWWIQWTPGLVAPNLTAATKVVSVAIPAQADEVTDSSGNSLSDAADAGLRNIAAALKKNAPVGGTPGIEVQLQKADGTAVTGTTDKLSEPVNTGELKTTIDAQVETAAMNAVGRYDQSSMVVIRPTTGAILAVANNAGQNDFALTARIAPGSTNKIITSTALMTSGLVSSTSQAVQCPKTITINGTSFGNSAGESLPAGTPFLEDFADSCNNAFTQWYDKIGPTTLAQTAEKYYGLNQPWDIGLGPAGPYYNIPASTSNGELAMELFGQGQLEAAPLAMASVAATVDTGTFRQPIVVPGTAQASATSLPSDVQQALWKMMHAVTQSGGTAAGVYSGVTDEVYGKTGTADVDPDATNAQKPNSWMVVFDPKADLAIACVVLNAGFGASYAGPETASVLKALQ, from the coding sequence GTGAGCGGCCAGTCTTCACAGAGCGGCTGGAATAGCTGGTTCGGGGCGGACGGTGAGCCCGAGCAGGAAGCCGGGGCGAAGCCGGAGGAGACTCCGGAAGCGGCTTCGATAGAGACGCCGGCCGGGGAGTCGGCTGCCGAGGCTCGCGGGGAAGCGGCCGGCAAGCCGGAGTCGTCCGAGGTGGCGGCGTTGTCCGCGGACTCGCCGTGGGTGCCCGCGGCGGCGGAACCGGAGCCCGAAGAGCCGGACGCACGGGACTCGCGGGACGAGCCGGAGGCGCAGGCCGAGCCGGACGAGGTGGATTGGGAGCGAGCGAGCCTGGCGGCCGCGGACACCATGACCGCGGCGACGGTGCTGGCCGCGCTGTCCGAGCCGGTCGTGCCGGCGACGCAGTCCACGAGCGGGCCGCTGCCCCCGCTGCCGACGCGGAAGCCGCATGCCGCGTACGAGCCCTCGACGGCCGCCGAGGCCGCGGACGCGCCTGAAGCCGACGCAGTCAACGCAGCCGACGCACTCGACGAGCCGGACGCGGCGCCCCAGCCGCCCGCTCCGCCAGCGGCGATGAAGACGGAGCCGCCGGAGCCCTCGACCTGGAGCCCGACCCCGGCGGCGCCTCCCGTGCCCTCCGCGGAGCAGGAGACCGCGTTCGTGCGGCCGGTCCGGAGCGAGTCGGACCTGATGCCGACTCAGATAGTCTCGCCGCCCACGGCCCCGCCCCCCGCCCCGCCGTTCGCCGACGAGCCGACCCAGGTCGTGCCCGACGTGGCGCCGACGCAGCGGGTCGCGCCGGTCTGGCCGCAGCCGAGCGAACCGGCGCAGCTGTGGGGAGCGCCGCGCGAGCGGTTCGCGCAGCAGCAGTCCCACCAGCAGCAACCGCCGGCCCAGCCCCAGCCCGCCTACGCCGCCCGGGCCGCTCAGCCCGCCGCGGGTGACGGCGAGTGGGACGACTGGGAGGACGACGGGCAGCGACGGCGGGTGAGTCCGCCTCCCGCGATCGGCGGTGGAGGCGGCAACCGCACCGGGAGCAGCAACAACGGCGGCGGTGGCAACGGCGGACGGCGCTCGCCCAAGCGGGTGCTGGGCGGCGTCGGCGGCGTTGTCGTGGTCGGGCTCGTGCTGCTGCTGGTCTTCACGCAGCTCGGCGGAAGCGGCAACAAGCCGATACCGGCCGGCTTCCATCCGACCGCTTCGGCTCCGGCCGACGCGGCGAAGGAGACGGCCACCGCGTTCCTCACGGCTTGGCAGAGCGGGGACCTCAACAAGGCCGCCGGGCTCACGGACGATTCGGCCGCCGCCCTTTCCACGCTGACGGGCTTCCAGAAGAACCTGAACCTCGCCGGACTGCAGCTCGCGCCCCAGACGTCCACGGCTACGACCGTGACGCCGCAGATCGCCGCGACCAACAGCACCACGGGTGCCACGGCCAGCGCGACGCCGGGGCCCGGCGGGACGGTCACCTTCTCCGTCGAGGCGAAGGTCGGGCTGCCGGCGGAGACGGCGAGTACGAGCAGCGCCAGCGGGGCTTCTTCGTCCTCGGCGTCCGGGGCGTCCACGTCGTCCTCGACGGGCGCGGCCTCCGGAAGCGGCACCTCGGCTGCGGGGCCGACCGCGAACTGGACGTACACCTCGCACCTGACTGCGTATGAGCAGAACGGCGGCTGGTGGATCCAGTGGACACCCGGGCTGGTCGCGCCGAACCTGACCGCCGCCACCAAGGTCGTCAGCGTCGCGATCCCGGCGCAGGCCGACGAGGTGACGGACTCGTCCGGCAACAGCCTCTCCGACGCCGCCGACGCGGGTCTGCGCAATATCGCCGCCGCGCTGAAGAAGAACGCGCCGGTCGGCGGCACGCCCGGCATCGAAGTGCAGCTGCAGAAGGCGGACGGCACCGCCGTCACCGGGACCACGGACAAGCTCAGCGAGCCGGTCAACACCGGCGAGCTCAAGACCACCATCGACGCGCAGGTGGAGACGGCCGCGATGAACGCGGTGGGCAGGTACGACCAGAGCTCGATGGTGGTGATCCGGCCCACCACCGGCGCCATCCTGGCGGTGGCGAACAACGCCGGGCAGAACGACTTCGCGCTCACCGCGCGGATCGCGCCGGGCTCGACCAACAAGATCATCACCTCGACGGCGCTGATGACCTCCGGGCTCGTCTCCTCGACCTCGCAGGCGGTGCAGTGCCCGAAGACGATCACCATCAACGGCACGAGCTTCGGCAACTCGGCGGGTGAGAGCCTGCCCGCGGGCACGCCGTTCCTGGAGGACTTCGCGGACTCCTGCAACAACGCCTTCACCCAGTGGTACGACAAGATCGGCCCCACCACGCTCGCCCAGACGGCGGAGAAGTACTACGGGCTCAACCAGCCGTGGGACATCGGCCTCGGTCCGGCCGGCCCGTACTACAACATCCCGGCCAGCACCTCGAACGGCGAGCTGGCGATGGAGCTGTTCGGCCAGGGCCAGCTCGAGGCGGCGCCGCTGGCGATGGCCTCGGTGGCGGCGACCGTGGACACCGGCACCTTCAGGCAGCCGATCGTGGTGCCCGGCACGGCGCAGGCGAGCGCGACGTCGCTGCCCAGCGACGTGCAGCAGGCCCTGTGGAAGATGATGCACGCGGTCACCCAGTCCGGTGGGACGGCGGCCGGGGTCTACTCCGGGGTGACCGACGAGGTCTACGGCAAGACCGGCACCGCCGACGTGGACCCGGACGCCACCAACGCGCAGAAGCCGAACAGCTGGATGGTGGTGTTCGACCCCAAGGCCGACCTCGCGATCGCCTGCGTGGTGCTCAACGCCGGGTTCGGCGCGTCCTACGCCGGCCCGGAGACGGCCTCCGTGCTCAAAGCTCTGCAATAG
- a CDS encoding PP2C family protein-serine/threonine phosphatase yields MMATAALDRYAAAARDAARRRSRHWVAATHWIRHRLLPAEGFVLPALLALTAVLGLLARLHTPWIQTSMVTLPLLLGGFTLRFTAQLVLLSAAAIVVLADSAAMRPPHPDPGTVLLVGTTALVVLVMSRERVRLGVRGTRGESMLFDLRERLQAQGRVPQMPDGWDVDLALKSADGQSFGGDFLIAARSDQGSVLQLGLVDVSGKGLEAGTRALLLSGAFGGLLGSVPAEEFLAAANRYLLRQGWEEGFATAVHLVLDLRSGEFDCYSAGHPPIARLNSGAGEWELCETPGPVLGVLPEVVYRPTRGRLVAGDALLLFTDGLVERPGKDLAVGLDRLLGAAQTLQTRGFAGGAARIIDTVARSVNDDRALVLLCRSS; encoded by the coding sequence ATGATGGCGACGGCGGCGTTGGACCGTTATGCGGCGGCCGCGCGCGACGCGGCCCGCCGCCGTAGCCGGCATTGGGTGGCCGCCACCCACTGGATCAGGCATCGACTGCTGCCGGCCGAGGGGTTCGTGCTCCCGGCCCTGCTCGCGCTCACCGCCGTCCTCGGCCTGCTGGCCCGCCTGCACACCCCGTGGATCCAGACCTCGATGGTGACGCTTCCGCTGCTGCTCGGCGGATTCACGCTGCGTTTCACCGCGCAGCTCGTGCTCCTCTCGGCCGCCGCGATCGTGGTGCTGGCCGACTCCGCCGCGATGCGCCCGCCGCACCCCGACCCCGGCACCGTGCTGCTCGTGGGCACGACCGCGTTGGTGGTGCTGGTGATGTCGCGCGAACGCGTCCGGCTCGGCGTGCGCGGCACCCGCGGCGAATCCATGCTCTTCGATCTGCGCGAGCGGCTGCAGGCCCAGGGCCGGGTGCCGCAGATGCCGGACGGCTGGGACGTCGACCTCGCGCTCAAGTCCGCCGACGGCCAGTCCTTCGGCGGGGACTTCCTCATCGCGGCCCGCTCCGACCAAGGCAGTGTGCTGCAACTCGGCCTCGTCGACGTCTCCGGCAAGGGGCTCGAGGCCGGTACCAGGGCACTGCTGCTCTCCGGCGCCTTCGGCGGCCTGCTCGGCTCGGTGCCGGCGGAGGAGTTCCTGGCCGCGGCCAACCGGTACCTGCTGCGCCAGGGCTGGGAGGAGGGCTTCGCCACCGCCGTGCACCTGGTGCTCGACCTGCGTTCCGGCGAGTTCGACTGCTACAGCGCCGGCCACCCGCCGATCGCCCGGCTGAACTCGGGCGCGGGGGAGTGGGAGCTGTGCGAGACTCCGGGCCCGGTGCTCGGCGTGCTGCCCGAGGTGGTCTACCGCCCGACCCGCGGCCGCCTCGTGGCCGGCGACGCGCTGCTGCTGTTCACCGACGGCCTCGTGGAGCGGCCCGGCAAGGACCTCGCCGTCGGCCTCGACCGCCTGCTCGGCGCCGCGCAGACGCTGCAGACCCGTGGATTCGCCGGCGGCGCGGCCCGGATCATCGACACCGTGGCCCGGTCGGTCAACGACGACCGGGCCCTGGTGCTGCTGTGCCGCTCGTCCTGA
- a CDS encoding ribose-5-phosphate isomerase, producing MRIYLGSDHAGFELKNHLVEKLKELGHEPVDCGPHEYIATDDYPPFVMLAAKQAADEPGSLGVVIGGSGNGEVIAANKIPGARAALVWSEQTATLAREHNDANVISIGARMHSLEQATGFVELFVATPFSDDPRHVRRIGMLTDFEATGQLPKP from the coding sequence ATGCGTATCTACCTGGGCTCGGACCACGCGGGCTTCGAGCTGAAGAACCATCTGGTCGAAAAGCTGAAGGAGCTCGGCCACGAGCCGGTGGACTGTGGGCCGCACGAGTACATCGCCACCGACGACTATCCGCCGTTCGTGATGCTCGCCGCCAAGCAGGCCGCGGACGAGCCGGGCTCGCTCGGCGTGGTGATCGGCGGTTCGGGCAACGGCGAGGTCATCGCCGCCAACAAGATCCCGGGGGCGCGGGCCGCCCTCGTGTGGAGCGAGCAGACCGCGACCCTGGCGCGTGAGCACAACGACGCCAACGTCATCAGCATCGGCGCGCGCATGCACAGCCTGGAGCAGGCCACCGGATTCGTGGAGCTGTTCGTGGCCACCCCGTTCAGCGACGACCCGCGCCATGTGCGCCGGATCGGCATGCTGACCGACTTCGAGGCCACCGGCCAACTGCCCAAGCCCTGA
- a CDS encoding biotin transporter BioY, with protein MASTAVLEPRGDKLVLSDLIPLLRGSRARDAALVLGGAGLTGLAAQISIPVHGSPVPVTGQTFGVLLVGAALGTRRAAASMALYLLAGFVGVPWFAGATTGSIHLATLGYLVGFILAGALVGRLAERGADRSPWRTASTMVLGNLVIYACGVPYLAHAAHLSAGDALHYGLTVFLLGDALKILLAAGLLPGAWKLAGRRPVGD; from the coding sequence ATGGCGTCCACGGCCGTACTCGAACCGCGCGGCGACAAGCTCGTGCTGTCCGACTTGATCCCGCTGCTGCGCGGCTCTCGGGCGCGCGACGCCGCGCTCGTGCTCGGCGGCGCCGGCCTGACCGGGCTGGCGGCGCAGATCTCGATACCGGTGCACGGCTCGCCGGTGCCGGTGACCGGGCAGACCTTCGGCGTGCTGCTGGTCGGCGCGGCGCTCGGGACCCGGCGCGCGGCCGCGTCGATGGCGCTGTACCTGCTGGCCGGCTTCGTCGGCGTGCCCTGGTTCGCCGGCGCCACGACCGGCTCGATCCACCTGGCCACCCTCGGCTACCTGGTCGGGTTCATCCTGGCCGGCGCGCTGGTCGGCCGGCTGGCCGAGCGCGGCGCCGACCGTTCGCCCTGGCGCACGGCGTCGACCATGGTGCTCGGAAACCTCGTCATCTACGCCTGCGGCGTGCCGTACCTGGCGCACGCGGCGCACCTGTCCGCCGGCGATGCGCTGCACTACGGCCTGACCGTGTTCCTGCTCGGCGACGCGCTCAAGATCCTGCTCGCCGCCGGACTGCTCCCGGGCGCCTGGAAGCTCGCCGGCCGTCGCCCCGTGGGAGACTAG
- a CDS encoding response regulator transcription factor, protein MNGETRPEARILVVDDEAAITDLVGLALRYEGFEVASAATGRAALAAAADFAPDLLVLDVMLPDFTGLDVCSRLRSQGMRVPVVFLTARDATEDKITGLTVGGDDYVTKPFSLDELVARIRAVLRRTRPDAEETRLGFADLVIDEDAHEARRGGEPMDLTPTEFKLLRYLTVNAGRVMSKAQILDHVWQYDFGGGDNVVETYISYLRKKVDRDRVPLIHTVRGVGYSLRLPRDPRDSREANLDEQTAR, encoded by the coding sequence ATGAACGGCGAGACGAGGCCGGAGGCCAGGATCCTGGTCGTGGACGACGAGGCGGCGATCACCGATCTGGTCGGACTCGCCTTGCGCTACGAGGGGTTCGAGGTGGCGAGCGCGGCCACCGGGCGCGCGGCGCTGGCCGCGGCGGCCGACTTCGCCCCGGATCTGCTGGTGCTGGACGTGATGCTGCCGGACTTCACCGGACTCGACGTGTGCTCACGGCTGCGGTCGCAGGGCATGCGCGTGCCTGTGGTCTTCCTCACTGCGCGGGACGCGACCGAGGACAAGATCACGGGTCTGACGGTGGGCGGGGACGACTACGTCACCAAGCCGTTCTCGCTGGACGAGCTGGTCGCCCGGATCCGCGCGGTGCTCCGGCGCACCCGGCCGGACGCGGAGGAGACGCGGCTCGGCTTCGCGGATTTGGTCATCGACGAGGACGCGCACGAGGCCCGGCGCGGCGGCGAGCCGATGGATCTGACGCCGACCGAGTTCAAGCTGCTGCGCTACCTGACTGTGAACGCCGGGCGGGTGATGTCGAAGGCGCAGATACTCGACCACGTCTGGCAGTACGACTTCGGCGGCGGGGACAACGTCGTGGAGACCTATATCTCCTACCTCAGGAAGAAGGTCGACCGAGACCGGGTGCCGCTGATCCACACCGTCCGCGGCGTCGGCTACTCGCTGCGGCTGCCGCGCGATCCCCGCGACTCGCGCGAGGCGAACCTCGACGAGCAGACGGCGCGTTAG